The Thermasporomyces composti region CACACCAAGCGGCCAAAAGCCCTGTCCACGGAGCAGGCCCATGGCGGACGACACGCCGGCGGCGCCGAACGTCACCACATCGCGGCCCGCCATGTCGAACGAGCAGCCGTGCCCACACGCGGGCGGAGGGTCACCCGGGACAACCGCGATTCACGACCGCCGCGGCGGCGGGCGCCCTGACGGACAAGGGATTTATGACCATGTCGGTGGGTGCACCACGATCGACCCACCTGAGCCGACCGCACCGACTTGGTCGGTCGACAGTCCTAACAAAAGACCTTCGTCCCTTGCCAGCGCGGCTCGAAGCGATTTCTACGATCGAGACTCGTAGTTGCGTCAAGGTCAGCTTGCATCTAGGGTCGACGGACGTGTCACGACGGTCCGGACACTGATCGGCGCGGTCAGCAACAATGACGCGCCTGACCTTGACCAAAGGCGAGGCGTCGAACGTCCCACTATGGAGAGTTGTCCAAATCCGTACAGCAGTACGGCCGGGCGGAATGCGCCTACGATGATCCGTAGGACCACCTCACCATCAGGTGATACACATCACATTCCGTTCAGCGTCCGATCAGCACCCCGGAACGGCCAGACGCCCACACCGAGGAACGTGCAATGCCCAGATTCGGTGAGCTCGAAGAGCAGGTCATGATGCGCCTGTGGGCCGCCGACCGCCCGCTGCTGGTCCGCGAGGTCCGGCAGGCACTGCTTCCCGAGCGGGATCTGGCGCATACGACGGTCATGACCGTCTTGGACAAGCTGTACCGGAAGGGCTGGTTACGCCGGGAAACGAGCGGCCGGGCGTATGCCTACTCGCCGATCATGTCGCGAGAGTCGTACACCGCGACGCTCATGCACGAGGCGTGGGCCGCGGCCGAGAATCCAGCCGCCGCGCTGGTCTACTTCATCGAGACCATGACGAGTGACCAGCTCGACGCGCTGCGCGACGCGTTGCGCATCGTGCCGCTCGCGCGTCGCGACGGCTCCGACGCCACCAGCGACTCGCCGAGCTCGGCGGATCAGGCGGAACCGCGAACCGAGCGTCCGCTGGCTCACGACAGCACGGGCCAACCAGCGGTCGGCCCTGGCCGCTGAGCAGCCAGCCACGGCGTCGGCCCCCGAGCGACACGGCTCACGACACCGCCCCGCGCGCCCGTCGCGCCGCCTCCTCCGCGCCACGGGCCAGTCCGGCCAGGTAGGCCCGACGCGCGGCCTGCGCGTCGTAGGCGTCCCGACGGTTCTTCACGACGCGGGCTGGCACACCGGCGACCACGGCGTGGTCAGGCACCTCACCACGCACCACCGCGTGAGCGCCGACGACGACGCCGGTTCCGATCGTGGATCCGCGCAGTACCGTCGACCGGACACCCAACCAACAGTCTGGGCCGATCCGGACCGGACTCTTGACCAGCCCTTGGTCCTTGATGGGCCGGTCGAGGTCCGTCGTCACGTGGTCGAAGTCACAGATGTAGGTCCAGTCGGCGAGCAAGCAGGCGGCGCCGATCTCGACGTCGAGGTAGCAGTTGATCGTCACGTCCCGACCCAGGACGCACTTGTCCCCGATCCGCAGCGTGCCCTCGTGGGCGTTCAGCCGCGTGCCGTCACCCAGGTGGACGAAGCGCCCGAGGATGAGACGGCCGTAGCCGGGTCGGACTCGGACGTCGACATTCTTGCCGAGGAAGACCAGACCCTCGGTGATGACGTGGGGATGGCGGATCTTCAGGACGAGGAACCGCCAGTACCGCAGCAGGTAGGACGGGGTGAAGGCACGGTTGCGCAGGACCCACCGCAGACTCGCCCAGCTCAGGAACCGGGTCTGCCTGCGCCGTCGCACAAGGTCGACCCTAGCGCCGGCAGTGGCTCACACGGCTGCGCTCACCGCGAGCATCGCGCACGTGTCGCGTGAGGACCGCAGGTGGGTGGTGCGGGCTCCTCGGCCCGCACCACGCGTCGGCGACGTCCTAGAGAGCGCGGACGTTCTCCGCCTGCGGGCCCTTCGGGCCCTGCACGACGTCGAACTCCACTCGCTGCGCCTCGTCCAGGGAGCGGTAGCCGTCCGCGATGATCGCGGAGAAGTGGACGAAGACGTCCTGACCGCCGTCGACGGAGATGAAGCCGTAGCCCTTGTCAGCGTTGAACCACTTGACGGTTCCCTGCGCCATGGTGTGATTCCCCTCGCGGAGACGTTCGTGCGATGCCCGAACCTCACGAGCACCGAGTCGCCACGGGGCAAGCCCCGTGTGTCGATTCCCGCGGAAAGAGCTCATGGCGACAGGCGGACACGTGCCCGCGATGCGCGCAACCACTCTGACGCGCGTTGTGTCGAAACGACGAACGACCGCCTGGACGGTACCACGGTCGCGGAGCCCACGCCCGCGCGCATCGGAAGACTCCCGAGCTCGGCGACCGTGAGACGTCGGCGACGGTGGCTGGCTCGCCGCCGTCACGTCGCAGTGGCCGGACGCCGGCCAGTGATCGAGACGTTGTAGTAGAGCTCGTCAGGGACGATGGCCGCGAGCGCGCGGTCGAGGGCGGACAGCATGAGCCAGGTTCGGTAGGCGAAGGTCGCCCACCGGAGCCCGAGACGGTCGGGGTTGACCGCGTGTTCGAACGTCCGCACCGGCCACCCGAACCACGCGGCGGTGAGCTCCTCCGTGGTCGTCGACACGTCGACCGCACCCGCGCGGATCGCCGTACGTGCGAGCGTGTCCGGGTCGAACGTGTGCAGGTCGACGACCGCCTCCAAGGCGGCCGCACGCGACGACTCGTCGAGCTCCTCTCGCGGTCGTGCCCACCGGTCGCGTAGGAACGGCAGCTGGGTCACCCGCGTGCTGAGCCACCAGGTGGCACGGGACAGCCGTCGAGCCACGAAATCGCCGTAACGCGTCGGCTCGCCACAGATCACGAACCGGCCGCCGGGCTTCAGGACGCGCAGCATCTCGGTGAACGCGTTCTCCACGTCCGGGATGTGGTGCAAGACGGCGTGCCCGACGACCAGGTCGAACGTCCCGTCGTCGTACGGCAACCGCTCCGCATCGGCGACCCGACCCTCGATCTCGAATCCCAGCCGACGAGCGTTCTCCTTGCTCGCCTCCACCATGCCCGGCGACAGGTCCGTGACATGCACCTGGTCGATGACGCCGGCCTGCTTGAGGTTGAGGCTGAAGAAGCCCGTTCCGCAGCCCACCTCCAGGGCCGTGGGATACGGCCAACCGCCGGCACCGGCGACGGCGACGAAGCGGTCCCGGGCGTAGGCGATACAGCGTTCGTCGAACGAGATCGACCACTTGTCGTCGTAGGTCTGGGCTTCCCAGTCGTGGTAGAGCCGGTTCGCCAGCTTCGGGTCCGACCATGCCGCCTCCACCTCGTCGGCGGTGGGATGCGGGCGGGGCGTGTGCTCCAGCGGCCTGGTGACGCTGCGTCCGCCCGATGAGCGTCCCTCCAGCGAGCCTTCCTCTGGCGAGCCCTTCGCGGGCGACCCACTCTGCGGCGAGATCGACGCGGAAACGCTGTCGGACTGAGACATCGGTGACCCTTCGAGGTGGCTGGCGGGCGTGGTCAGCGGCCGGTGAACCGGGGCTGCGACTTGGTGACGAAAGCCTTCATCCCGATCTCGCGGTCCTGCGTCGCGAACAAGGCGGCGAAGGCCTGTCGCTCGATCTCCAACCCTGTCGCGAGGTCGACGTCGAGACCACGGTCGATCGCGTTCTTGGCGGCTCGCAGCGCACATCGTGGGCCGTCGACGAACTGCGCGGCCCACCGGCGGGCGGCCTGGTACACCGCCTCGCCTGGCTCGTGCGGATCGACGTCGACGACCTCGTCGACGAGTCCCATGGCCAGCGCCTCCCTGGCGTCGACCATGCGGCCGGTGAAGATGAGGTCCTTCGCTTTCGCCGGACCGATGAGCCTGGCGAGCCGCTGGGTTCCACCTGCCCCGGGAATGATCCCCAGCTTGATCTCGGGCTGTCCGAGGACGGCCGTGCTGGCCGCGATCCGGCGGTCCGCGGTGAGGGCGAGCTCGCAGCCGCCGCCGAGCGCGTACCCGGTGACCGCCGCGACGACCGGCTTGGGGATCCGCGCCACCGCGTCGAACGCGGTACTGAGCTGACGGGACCGGAGCTCCATGTCGGCGAACGACATGGTGGCCATCTCCTTGACGTCAGCGCCGGCGGCGAACACCTTCTCCCCGCCGTAGAGCACGACCGCGGCGATGTCCTCGCGTTCCGACACCTCGCCCGCCGCCGCCCGGAGCTCGTCCTGCATCGCGGTATCGAGCGCGTTCATCGGGGGCCGATCGAGCCGGATCGTGGCGACCCCCTCGTCGACGGTCAGACGTACGGACGCACCCACACGGCACCTCCTCCAGGTGACCGGAACCGGCACCGCGAGCCTACAAGAACGCGCGCCCAGCGGCGGCCGTCCACGACCGGCTGACGCCACTGCTCACCTGATGAGCGCGATCCCTCCCGATCGCGGGCCGCCGCATATCCTCATCAGCACAACATCAGACGACCGGACCACCTGGCTGGCGGATCGGACCGAGACAACCGAGAGCCAGATTGACGACCGAGAGACAGGAGTGAGTGACACCGGATGACGGGCTCAGATCCGCACCCGACGGAGGTGACCGAGACCGACCCTCCAGCCTTCAGCCACCGCGAGATCCTGCGCATCATCTGGGCCCTGCTGCTGTGTCTGTTCGTTTCATCACTGTCACAGACAGTGATCGCCACCGCGTTGCCCACCATCGTCGGTGACCTCGGTGGACAGGACCAGCTCGCGTGGGTCGCCAGCGCCGCGCTCCTCACCACCACCGTGTCGACGCCCTTGTGGGGCAAGGTCTCCGACCTGTACGGCCGCAAGCCGCTCATGCAGGTCGCGGTCTGGATGTTCGTCCTGACCTCAGTGGGGGCCGGCCTCGCCACGAACATGGGCGGTCTCGTCGCCGCCCGCGCGGCACAGGGCGTCGCCATCGGCGGCGTCCTGGCCATGTCGCAGGCGATCATGGCCGACGTGGTGAGCCCTCGAGAGCGGGGCCGCTACTCCGGCTACCTCGGCGCGTCGTTCGGCGTGTCCACCGTCGCCGGACCGCTCATCGGCG contains the following coding sequences:
- a CDS encoding BlaI/MecI/CopY family transcriptional regulator; this translates as MPRFGELEEQVMMRLWAADRPLLVREVRQALLPERDLAHTTVMTVLDKLYRKGWLRRETSGRAYAYSPIMSRESYTATLMHEAWAAAENPAAALVYFIETMTSDQLDALRDALRIVPLARRDGSDATSDSPSSADQAEPRTERPLAHDSTGQPAVGPGR
- a CDS encoding acyltransferase — its product is MRRRRQTRFLSWASLRWVLRNRAFTPSYLLRYWRFLVLKIRHPHVITEGLVFLGKNVDVRVRPGYGRLILGRFVHLGDGTRLNAHEGTLRIGDKCVLGRDVTINCYLDVEIGAACLLADWTYICDFDHVTTDLDRPIKDQGLVKSPVRIGPDCWLGVRSTVLRGSTIGTGVVVGAHAVVRGEVPDHAVVAGVPARVVKNRRDAYDAQAARRAYLAGLARGAEEAARRARGAVS
- a CDS encoding cold-shock protein translates to MAQGTVKWFNADKGYGFISVDGGQDVFVHFSAIIADGYRSLDEAQRVEFDVVQGPKGPQAENVRAL
- a CDS encoding class I SAM-dependent methyltransferase — protein: MSQSDSVSASISPQSGSPAKGSPEEGSLEGRSSGGRSVTRPLEHTPRPHPTADEVEAAWSDPKLANRLYHDWEAQTYDDKWSISFDERCIAYARDRFVAVAGAGGWPYPTALEVGCGTGFFSLNLKQAGVIDQVHVTDLSPGMVEASKENARRLGFEIEGRVADAERLPYDDGTFDLVVGHAVLHHIPDVENAFTEMLRVLKPGGRFVICGEPTRYGDFVARRLSRATWWLSTRVTQLPFLRDRWARPREELDESSRAAALEAVVDLHTFDPDTLARTAIRAGAVDVSTTTEELTAAWFGWPVRTFEHAVNPDRLGLRWATFAYRTWLMLSALDRALAAIVPDELYYNVSITGRRPATAT
- a CDS encoding enoyl-CoA hydratase/isomerase family protein gives rise to the protein MGASVRLTVDEGVATIRLDRPPMNALDTAMQDELRAAAGEVSEREDIAAVVLYGGEKVFAAGADVKEMATMSFADMELRSRQLSTAFDAVARIPKPVVAAVTGYALGGGCELALTADRRIAASTAVLGQPEIKLGIIPGAGGTQRLARLIGPAKAKDLIFTGRMVDAREALAMGLVDEVVDVDPHEPGEAVYQAARRWAAQFVDGPRCALRAAKNAIDRGLDVDLATGLEIERQAFAALFATQDREIGMKAFVTKSQPRFTGR